Proteins from a single region of Candidatus Methanosuratincola sp.:
- a CDS encoding DUF58 domain-containing protein — MSKGGSGRRGLRVRVALKPDLYGRYRLGRVVLRGRSRLGAAEAVSALDLDAEVKAYPRFYPLALEALSLLGEGSPEGEGQASLSMVGRGMEYAWSRQYEPGDSPRTLDWRATARTSRLFVKEYLEDRGGRGALVFFDGMAPGRRSADEVARDLLSAVLGILASGQEVVLVANRGESHGVAAGAPEEVLRAALSEAFGTVLRVDTEAFSLFPPAVHSSLMRLLKRQGGSGVGGGDGGIRKRDAYAEALRLMGERGLGLVYAGCPLYGTREVLAMLSEAASRGRLARVMLPTKPWLDAGSLEDAYVIKKSWQKILGVVNIALGRSGSIDLPDAALSSKKVPAPAL; from the coding sequence GTGAGCAAGGGCGGAAGTGGGAGGAGGGGGCTGCGGGTTAGGGTCGCGCTGAAGCCGGACCTCTACGGCAGGTACCGCCTGGGAAGGGTCGTGCTGAGGGGACGCTCGAGGCTCGGGGCTGCGGAGGCGGTCTCGGCGCTGGACCTGGACGCAGAGGTGAAGGCTTACCCGCGGTTCTACCCGCTCGCCCTGGAGGCGCTCTCGCTCCTCGGCGAGGGGTCGCCGGAGGGTGAGGGACAGGCAAGTTTGTCCATGGTCGGGAGGGGGATGGAGTACGCCTGGTCGAGGCAGTACGAGCCCGGGGACTCGCCGAGGACGTTGGACTGGAGGGCGACCGCCCGGACCTCCAGGCTCTTCGTGAAGGAGTACCTAGAGGACCGCGGCGGGCGTGGGGCGCTGGTCTTCTTCGACGGGATGGCTCCGGGGAGGAGGTCTGCGGACGAGGTCGCGAGGGACCTCCTGTCGGCGGTGCTCGGGATCCTCGCGTCCGGGCAGGAAGTCGTGCTCGTTGCAAACCGGGGGGAGTCGCACGGGGTCGCTGCCGGGGCCCCGGAGGAGGTGCTGAGGGCAGCCCTCTCGGAGGCCTTTGGGACGGTCCTGCGCGTCGACACGGAGGCGTTCTCGCTGTTCCCGCCGGCCGTCCATTCCTCGCTGATGCGGCTCCTGAAGCGGCAGGGCGGCAGCGGTGTTGGTGGTGGTGACGGGGGTATCAGGAAGCGGGACGCCTACGCCGAGGCGCTCCGGCTCATGGGGGAGAGGGGGCTCGGACTCGTCTACGCCGGGTGCCCGCTCTACGGTACGAGGGAGGTTCTGGCGATGCTCTCCGAAGCGGCGTCGAGGGGGAGGCTCGCCCGGGTTATGCTCCCGACGAAGCCGTGGCTCGACGCGGGGAGCCTGGAGGATGCTTACGTGATTAAAAAGAGCTGGCAAAAGATCTTGGGCGTCGTCAACATCGCCCTTGGGCGTTCTGGAAGCATTGATCTTCCGGATGCCGCTCTCTCGAGCAAAAAAGTGCCCGCTCCAGCCCTTTAG